One genomic region from Cryptococcus gattii WM276 chromosome C, complete sequence encodes:
- a CDS encoding DNAj molecular chaperone protein, putative (Similar to TIGR gene model, INSD accession AAW42161.1): MPPRITSRAFSALTIAQSSAGSSSTPPPAAFSLSQRKRSPSLHSSTPRHFSTLLVLPGNPPNAPGGWKRSFHSSTVHRASAKDPYDVLGVSKDASSSDIKKAYYGLAKKWHPDSSKEKDAKEKFHEIQAAYDILSDDKKRQAYDRYGSASTQEGFDPNFAHGAGGFGGFQGFGPGFGDGASDLFESLFGGAFGGGSSAFGGRQRPVRGDDLEVGVNLSFLEACNGVLRKVTVTPVVDCKTCTGSGLKAGEKKSQCPACRGSGQRTFQVQGMVMASTCQMCGGTGSTIPKSARCGECDGVGKVKEKKVLDVEIPAGVEDGMMIRVPGAGDKPLSASGPAGDLLVRVLVKPSSVFRRQGVNLYHDAKVPLHIALLGGIIRIPTLEGDVDVKVKNGTQNGEEAVLKGRGVKSVYGGRRNERGDLIVCWKVQIPRSLTPFQRKILQAYADDIEGRNPQVHFGPLPSDSPLTTPSSPPTESTNGEGYYPSYRSQNQPRTEHAPHRPSQPPAEPYQPHNPSSSPEEPISLANKVASAIGGAIGWVERFMGGRR, translated from the exons ATGCCCCCAAGGATAACATCAAGAGCCTTTTCGGCACTTACTATTGCTCAGTCCTCAGCAGGAAGCTCGTCAACCCCTCCTCCTGCCGCATTCTCACTAAGTCAACGCAAACGATCGCCCTCATTACATTCGTCCACCCCTCGACATTTCAGTACACTGCTTGTGCTCCCAGGGAATCCTCCAAATGCACCAGGTGGATGGAAG AGATCATTTCATTCTTCCACAGTTCACCGCGCTTCTGCAAAAGACCCATACGATGTCCTTGGCGTGAGCAAAGatgcctcctcctctgACATTAAAAAAGCATATTATGGC TTGGCGAAAAAATGGCACCCTGACTCAAGCAAAGAAAAAGACGCGAAAGAAAAGTTCCATGAGATACAGGCCGCTTATGAT ATTTTATCAGACGACAAAAAACGCCAAGCTTATGATCGATATGGCTCCGCTTCAACACAGGAGGGCTTTGATCCTAATTTCGCGCATGGCGCTGGCGGGTTCGGTGGATTCCAAGGGTTCGGCCCTGGTTTCGGTGACGGCGCTAGTGATCTTTTTGAATCTCTTTTTGGAGGTGCATTTGGCGGCGGTAGCAGTGCATTCGGTGGCCGCCAGAGGCCTGTTAGGGGGGACGATTTGGAGGTTGGAGTGAATCTTTCATTCCTGGAAGCTTGCAACGGTGTCCTTCGCAAAGTTACCGTCACACCAGTGGTTGATTGCAAGACTTGTACTGGGTCTGGTCTCAAGGCTGGCGAGAAAAAGTCTCAGTGTCCTGCATGTCGCGGCTCTGGCCAACGGACCTTCCAAGTTCAGGGCATGGTCATGGCTTCAACTTGTCAAATGTGCGGTGGAACTGGGTCTACCATTCCCAAAAGCGCGAGGTGTGGCGAGTGCGATGGCGTCGGCAAAGtaaaggaaaagaaggtTTTGGACGTGGAAATCCCTGCGGGTGTGGAAGATGGGATGATGATCAGGGTTCCTGGAGCCGGTGATAAGCCTCTCTCTGCTTCTGGGCCGGCTGGCGATTTACTCGTCAGGGTCTTGGTTAAGCCGTCGAGTGTGTTCCGAAGGCAAGGCGTAAATCTTTATCACGATGCCAAAGTACCGCTTCACATAGCTCTTTTGGGCGGTATCATTAGAATACCAACCTTGGAAGGCGACGTAGACGTAAAGGTAAAGAATGGAACCCaaaatggagaagaggcagTGTTGAAGGGACGGGGTGTTAAGAGCGTATACGGGGGAAGGAGAAATGAACGAGGGGATCTCATCGTGTGTTGGAAAGTGCAAATTCCTCG ATCCCTTACACCATTCCAACGCAAAATTCTTCAAGCGTATGCCGATGATATTGAAGGTCGCAATCCGCAAGTACACTTTGGTCCGCTACCATCTGATTCTCCTCTCACCACACCATCTTCGCCACCAACGGAGTCTACAAATGGTGAGGGCTATTATCCATCATATCGTTCGCAAAACCAGCCCCGAACCGAGCATGCCCCCCATCGACCGTCTCAGCCTCCCGCTGAACCGTACCAGCCCCATAATCCTTCGTCTTCACCTGAAGAACCCATTAGCTTGGCGAACAAAGTCGCTTCTGCCATAGGCGGTGCTATTGGATGGGTTGAACGGTTCATGGGGGGTAGGCGATAG
- a CDS encoding Hypothetical protein (Similar to SGTC gene model, INSD accession EAL21817.1; CNBC5190): MDPFISQFISHVDQCFATRSADNIVSSLPLDETHPFYGPLSQALALLNPVDLSSSNIQPRLTTFPGELKENLSTLISALLRNIRGETDDHEVDQEERAYRKFNGLQQIYSEANKIFGLPDTEPSASYAFLNPFIKSLSQKVRQSSDAAASLSTYPLRHPKSARSIRDATRQLIERSMQIASVPMSEVEWNNARDQQHAVGDIIWPLANELFRIYSQRKLHTQSTELQKSLHNLIPPEDERLASRQRSIRVTDVCQSYYWRGKLGVVLLDMRGAAFWLQKAWATCPQDTSGKKQRRSIIIRLIPVNVLLGRLPSPKILETYDLPQFRLLIDSFRTGNIALWRRVLEEHREWFRRRSIWLILYERGEILLWRNLFRQALKLYYRADPMANKGRCPTWIFIAAASQAFAGSGEIEDATIGIEDIIVIVSSLIDQASPPTTSSLEPPY; this comes from the exons ATGGATCCTTTCATCTCCCAGTTTATATCGCACGTCGACCAATGTTTCGCTACTCGCTCAGCCGACAACATAGTCTCGTCCTTGCCTCTTGACGAGACACACCCTTTCTACGGACCTCTCAGTCAAGCCCTTGCATTG TTAAATCCCGTCGATTTATCCAGTTCTAATATCCAACCTCGACTGACTACATTTCCGGGGGAACTCAAGGAGAACTTGTCAACGTTGATCTCTGCGCTTCTAAGGAACATCCGAGGAGAAACGGACGATCATGAGGTTgatcaagaagaaagagCGTACCGAAAATTCAACGGGCTGCAACAAATTTATAG TGAAGCAAATAAAATATTCGGACTACCGGATACCGAACCTTCTGCCTCTTATGCGTTTCTCAATCCCTTCATAAAAAGTCTTTCACAAAAGGTTAGACAGTCTTCTGATGCAGCCGCATCGCTGTCAACATACCCCCTTCGACATCCTAAATCTGCGCGCTCCATCAGGGATGCGACTCGTCAACTGATCGAACGATCCATGCAAATCGCGAGTGTACCTATGAGTGAAGTAGAGTGGAATAACGCACGCGATCAGCAGCATGCAGTAGGGGATATAATTTGGCCTCTAGCCAATGAACTGTTTCGCATTTATTCGCAA CGCAAACTTCATACCCAGTCAACTGAGTTACAAAAGTCCTTACACAATCTTATCCCTCCGGAGGACGAGCGACTTGCTTCTCGCCAAAGGAGCATCCGCGTCACAGACGTTTGTCAGAGCTATTATTGGCGAGGGAAGTTAGGTGTCGTCCTACTTGACATGAGAGGTGCGGCATTCTGGCTCCAGAAGGCGTGGGCCACGTGTCCTCAAGATACGAGTGggaagaagcaaagaag ATCCATCATCATACGTCTCATACCCGTCAACGTTCTACTTGGACGCCTACCAAGCCCAAAGATCCTAGAAACATATGATCTCCCACAATTCAGACTTCTGATTGATTCCTTCAGGACTGGAAATATAGCTTTATGGCGCCGTGTATTAGAAGAGCATAGGGAATGGTTCAGGAGACGCAGTATATGGCTGATCCTGTATGAAAGGGGAGAGATTCTCCTTTGGAGGAATCTCTTCAGACAGGC GTTGAAACTATATTACCGAGCGGATCCTATGGCCAATAAAGGCCGTTGTCCCACATGGATCTTCATCGCGGCTGCATCCCAGGCGTTCGCCGGCTCTGGCGAAATCGAAGATGCGACAATAGGAATTGAGGACATCATTGTCATCGTGTCAAGCCTCATAGATCAGGCAAGTCCCCCAACGACGTCATCGCTCGAGCCACCTTATTGA
- a CDS encoding Hypothetical Protein (Similar to TIGR gene model, INSD accession AAW42665.1) translates to MPTPLNLPTVFTTDQTFLSFVRKRHHSHHDPYLTPSLSSLTPKHGSTLSTMGPAGPSSAAVEEDTTSVLSLFREDYVAVKEKIKVMDYKQVWKRASQRHMYKWYAILIIAGTLTVLITVKHHAVVDFCRPITEKIRSWPAGWLIPIAVLIIVSFPPLVGHEIIGILCGLVWGLWVGFAILAAGTFLGEIATWVAFKRCCQIRAAKFEKKNRLYAALTQLIREKSFMFVLILRFSAVPGHITTAVSASAGANFWSYLLAAFLTLPKQWTIVYLGKAFGTTNRTNTIISVLTTVLTILATVIAAVYIYYQMRLVMRRWELASPVHVESTTTSMILSECADEKGQNGLYIRRRWMAFNDSNEYVNGCEGRTLTRSWSMPEHMREEELKEWVRSFENESSAEYASSASTQLNAEAGDDSASASNIKINIQMELDSIPPTPSLPVTPRLHNPSSGITKTPGLGAPQSVIGDSNLPSPCPSLLELDPPSAYPPTLASRQSSFTRRIPSDSSLYFDATVPGASYPQRVGGREISDEADAYAIAHGARRPEFQRMRGDSRAALLGRPVDDAALHQCGSSWRREYSHSYGRSRGSSTATLSRSDIDELGRARGDSASTAGTGYSYGRPTLDDLGVVRGDGGYIRVDRPQRRRGDSSAAVLGGLVDDGLRTEVFGDGNDARPYEGEGWAVLKEDQEKHRAGEENV, encoded by the exons ATGCCCACTCCTCTCAATCTACCTACAGTCTTCACCACCGACCAAACGTTTCTCTCCTTCGTCCGCAAACGTCACCATTCCCACCACGATCCTTATCTCACTCCATCATTATCATCCCTTACCCCTAAGCATGGTTCAACACTTTCCACAATGGGACCGGCAGGTCCCTCTTCTGCTGCCGTGGAGGAAGATACTACTTCTGTTTTGTCCTTATTCAGAGAAGATTATGTGGCTGTAAAGGAAAAGATAAAGGTCATGGACTACAAGCAAGTGTGGAAAAGAGCTTCGCAAAGACATATGTATA AGTGGTATGCCATCTTGATAATAGCAGGTACTCTCACCGTCTTGATCACGGTTAAGCATCATGCGGTTGTCGACTTCTGTAGGCCGATAACAGAAAAAATCAGGAGCTGGCCGGCTGGATGGTTGATACCCATTGCTGTTTTAATCATTGTTTCGTTCCCCCCTCTTGTGGGACATGAAA TCATTGGGATTTTGTGTGGTCTAGTGTGGGGCTTGTGGGTTGGCTTTGCCATACTGGCAGCTGGCACGTTCTTAGGAGAGATCGCGACCTGGGTGGCCTTTAAGCGGTGTTGTCAGATCAGAGCTGCAAA atttgagaagaagaacagaCTATACGCGGCCTTGACGCAGCTTATTCGCGAAAAG AGCTTCATGTTTGTTCTTATTTTGCGATTTAGTGCCGTCCCAGGCCATATAACAACAGCT GTATCAGCGTCCGCCGGCGCAAACTTCTGGAGCTATCTTCTTGCTGCCTTCTTGACTCTTCCAAAACAGTGGACGATCGTTTACCTCGGGAAAGCCTTTGGGACGACCAACCGAACCAACACCATTATTTCTGTCCTCACAACAGTGCTTACTATCCTCGCCACTGTCATTGCTGCTGTGTACATCTACTATCAAATGCGACTCGTCATGCGCCGATGGGAGCTGGCTTCACCGGTACATGTGGAAAGCACCACGACTAGCATGATCTTATCAGAATGTGCCGACGAGAAAGGCCAAAATGGTTTATACATTCGGCGTCGTTGGATGGCTTTTAACGACAGCAACGAGTATGTCAATGGATGCGAGGGTCGCACGTTGACCAGATCTTGGAGTATGCCAGAGCATatgagggaagaagagttgaAGGAGTGGGTGAGGAGTTTTGAAAATGAGAGCTCTGCAGAATATGCCTCAAGCGCGTCCACCCAGTTGAACGCAGAAGCAGGGGACGATAGTGCCAGCGCCTCCAACATAAAAATCAATATTCAGATGGAGCTCGATTCCATTCCTCCTACTCCCTCGCTCCCAGTTACACCCAGACTTCATAACCCTTCGAGTGGTATAACGAAAACTCCAGGGTTAGGGGCCCCTCAAAGTGTAATCGGGGATTCCAaccttccttctccctGTCCTTCTCTTCTGGAGCTCGACCCACCCAGTGCTTATCCGCCTACGTTAGCTAGTCGTCAATCATCGTTTACTCGACGAATACCCTCTGATTCCTCTCTGTATTTCGATGCTACAGTTCCTGGAGCGTCTTATCCACAAAGAGTTGGGGGTCGTGAGATCTCGGACGAAGCCGATGCTTACGCCATCGCACACGGCGCTCGTCGGCCCGAATTTCAACGCATGCGAGGTGACTCTCGTGCTGCTCTGTTAGGTCGGCCGGTGGATGACGCAGCACTGCATCAGTGCGGTTCCagctggagaagagaaTACTCTCACTCCTATGGCCGGTCGCGAGGAAGCAGCACCGCCACTCTTTCAAGGAGCGATATTGATGAGCTGGGACGTGCGAGAGGTGATTCAGCTAGTACTGCTGGGACAGGATACTCCTATGGCCGACCAACATTAGATGATCTAGGAGTGGTaagaggagatggtggATATATCAGGGTGGATCGACCCCAAAGAAGGAGGGGCGACAGCTCCGCCGCTGTACTCGGCGGGCTGGTAGACGACGGGCTCAGAACCGAGGTTTTTGGGGATGGGAATGATGCGAGGCCATATGAGGGGGAGGGATGGGCTGTATTGAAGGAAGACCAAGAAAAACACCGAGCAGGTGAGGAGAACGTCTGA